A stretch of Gouania willdenowi chromosome 21, fGouWil2.1, whole genome shotgun sequence DNA encodes these proteins:
- the LOC114455261 gene encoding olfactory receptor 6N2-like, translated as MNPELNTTYITLDGLLAVQKYRYVYFFPLLTVYILILCCNLIIVFLICRHKSLHEPMYVFIAALLLNAAFFSTNIYPKLLSDILSEKQLISYSACLFQYFLFYSLAGSEYLLLSAMAYDRYVSICRPLHYPTIMRKSTVCVLLCLAWIVPACLVGVTTTLSSKMKICKWVLNAIFCNNSHYNLHCESSDARIILVIFGMVMIALFPVFFILFTYTRILIISYRSCREVRKKAAHTCLPHLLVLVSFSLLCTYDVVIVRLGTDLSKLVRLLMTFQAILYHPLFNPIVYGLKMKEISKHLKRLFCQAKVI; from the coding sequence ATGAATCCTGAACTAAATACAACATACATTACTCTTGATGGACTCCTGGCAGTGCAAAAATAcagatatgtttattttttccctttacTGACTGTGTACATTTTAATCCTCTGCTGCAATCTTATTATTGTCTTTCTTATTTGTAGACACAAAAGCCTTCATGAGCCCATGTATGTCTTTATTGCTGCTCTGCTACTGAACGCTGCTTTTTTCAGCACCAATATTTACCCAAAGTTGCTGAGTGATATTTTGTCTGAAAAGCAGCTCATATCGTACTCAGCTTGCCTCTTTCAGtattttctattctattctttagCTGGTTCAGAGTACCTGTTGCTGTCAGCTATGGCCTACGACAGGTACGTCTCTATATGTAGACCTCTACATTACCCAACAATCATGAGGAAatccactgtgtgtgttttactctGCTTGGCTTGGATTGTGCCTGCTTGCCTGGTTGGAGTAACAACAACACTGAGTTCTAAAATGAAAATCTGTAAATGGGTTTTGAATGCCATTTTTTGTAACAATTCTCATTATAATCTACACTGCGAGAGTTCTGATGCACGGattattttggttatttttggaATGGTGATGATTGCTCTTTTCCCTGTGttcttcatacttttcacataCACCAGGATACTCATAATATCTTATCGAAGCTGCAGAGAAGTCAGGAAAAAAGCTGCACACACATGTTTACCCCACCTGCTAGTGTTGGTCAGTTTCTCTCTTCTGTGCACATATGATGTCGTTATAGTTCGACTCGGGACTGACCTTTCAAAGCTTGTACGGTTGTTGATGACTTTTCAAGCCATTTTGTATCATCCCCTCTTTAACCCAATAGTGTACGGGTTGAAGATGAAAGAAATATCCAAACACTTGAAAAGGTTGTTCTGCCAAGCCAAAgtcatttaa